In Shouchella patagoniensis, the following are encoded in one genomic region:
- a CDS encoding cupin domain-containing protein: MGQLEAINLLSLVENQKEYSNFIVSEINNHSLRIAVIDGEYHWHSHEDCDELFLVLEGELFIDFEDRTVSLKPGEMFTIPAATRHRTRSYTRTVNLCFEKTETDISGS, translated from the coding sequence ATCGGGCAATTAGAAGCAATAAATTTGTTAAGCCTTGTAGAAAATCAAAAAGAATACAGCAATTTTATTGTGAGCGAGATTAACAACCATTCCTTACGTATTGCCGTCATTGACGGCGAATATCATTGGCACAGTCACGAGGACTGCGATGAACTCTTCCTTGTACTGGAAGGAGAGCTCTTTATTGATTTCGAAGATCGGACAGTCTCATTAAAACCTGGTGAAATGTTCACAATCCCGGCAGCAACTCGCCACCGTACACGATCATACACGCGTACGGTTAATCTATGTTTCGAAAAAACAGAAACAGACATATCGGGAAGCTAA